CACGACGTTGGTGCTCTGGCCCATTTTGACGCGGGTCTGCACATCGGCAGCGGTACCGGCAGGGATGAAGAATGCGCACGACAGCGGCGTCGGGTTCTTCTCGATGATGATGTACATCTCGGTGGTGTTGGGCAGGCTGGAGGTGGCACCCACAGGCACGACGGCGCCGTTCTCGGCGATGTCGGGCGACACCACGGCGACCTTGTCGCTGGAGACGGGTGTGCCACCCA
This region of Hydrogenophaga crassostreae genomic DNA includes:
- the soxY gene encoding thiosulfate oxidation carrier protein SoxY is translated as MNNSRRTAIKTTGAFATLVSLGIVTQSQAMAAIDRAAFQVKTLEDALKALGGTPVSSDKVAVVSPDIAENGAVVPVGATSSLPNTTEMYIIIEKNPTPLSCAFFIPAGTAADVQTRVKMGQSTNVVAVVKADGKLFSATKETKVTLGGCGG